One genomic segment of Ignavibacteriota bacterium includes these proteins:
- the rnr gene encoding ribonuclease R yields the protein MKKIIKDYFIANPNNAITSKTLGKILNIKKKDYEFFKQELYTIAKEGIVKKSGKRYKLNLESKKKIIGELQLVNGQNYGFVTFKDKNLKDVFISEKNLTTAFDGDKVEVALFAKRTGKNLEGEITKIVERKRKEIVGVLRKSKSFYFVEPDDSKIHRDFYISSSNINKAKDGDKVVVTKIEWENSHLNPEGIISEVLGKSGSYDAEIASIAREFGIKYKFPNSVLKEAKNLSNKIPDEEYQNRIDFRNVNVFTIDPKTAKDFDDAVSIQKLENGNTLIGIHIADVSHFVQPGTQTFKEAESRGTSVYIVGKVIPMLPETLSNNICSLVPNEDRLTFSVLVEFDKTFKQKNYKIAKTVINSKRRFTYDEVQEILETSKGDFVNEIKSINEIARFLRNERTKNGSINFTTPDIEFELDKTGIPVSVKIKESNESHQLIEEFMLLANKIISEHITKTKKKEKNPFVYRIHDLPSEEKIQEFAKFVQSLGYTFNPQVTNKSKELQNLLEKVKGSEEEAVINEIAIRSMAKAVYSTQNIGHYGLGFKYYSHFTSPIRRFPDLIAHLLIFDYLKNEKPKFTWKQLEEICEHSSFTERNAASAERLSVKLKQIEFLKNKIGETFNGIISGITHFGIFVELSDNLAEGLISMRDLDDDYYIFDESSYSLKGKHSEKQFRLGDKIVVKLKRVNEEKRVIDFTLS from the coding sequence ATGAAAAAAATTATTAAAGATTATTTTATCGCAAATCCAAACAATGCTATTACTTCCAAAACCCTGGGGAAAATTCTAAATATTAAAAAGAAAGATTACGAATTTTTCAAACAAGAACTTTATACAATAGCAAAAGAAGGAATAGTAAAAAAATCCGGTAAACGCTACAAATTAAACTTGGAATCAAAAAAGAAAATTATTGGCGAACTTCAGTTGGTAAACGGGCAAAATTACGGATTTGTAACTTTTAAAGATAAAAATCTGAAAGACGTATTTATTTCTGAAAAAAATCTAACAACAGCTTTTGACGGCGACAAAGTTGAAGTTGCTTTATTTGCAAAAAGAACCGGTAAAAATTTAGAAGGTGAAATTACCAAAATTGTTGAACGTAAAAGAAAAGAAATTGTAGGAGTTTTAAGAAAATCAAAATCTTTTTATTTTGTTGAACCGGATGATTCGAAAATTCACCGCGATTTTTATATTTCATCAAGCAATATCAATAAAGCAAAAGACGGCGATAAAGTTGTTGTAACAAAAATTGAATGGGAAAATTCTCATCTAAATCCGGAAGGAATAATTTCTGAAGTTTTGGGAAAATCCGGTTCTTACGATGCCGAAATTGCTTCAATTGCAAGAGAGTTTGGAATAAAATATAAATTTCCTAATTCAGTTTTAAAGGAAGCAAAAAATCTATCAAATAAAATTCCTGATGAAGAATATCAAAATAGAATTGATTTTCGAAATGTAAATGTTTTTACAATTGATCCGAAAACTGCAAAAGATTTTGATGACGCAGTTTCAATTCAAAAATTGGAAAATGGAAATACATTAATTGGAATTCACATTGCGGATGTAAGTCATTTTGTTCAGCCCGGAACGCAAACCTTTAAGGAAGCCGAAAGCAGAGGAACCAGCGTTTATATAGTTGGGAAAGTAATTCCAATGCTTCCCGAAACTTTATCAAATAATATTTGCTCTCTGGTTCCAAATGAAGATCGTTTAACTTTTAGCGTTCTTGTTGAGTTTGATAAAACGTTCAAACAAAAGAATTATAAAATTGCAAAAACTGTAATTAACAGTAAAAGAAGATTTACTTATGATGAAGTTCAAGAAATTTTGGAAACATCAAAAGGTGATTTTGTAAATGAAATAAAAAGCATAAATGAAATTGCAAGATTTTTACGAAACGAAAGAACGAAAAACGGTAGCATTAATTTTACAACTCCGGATATAGAATTTGAATTAGATAAAACCGGCATTCCGGTTTCCGTTAAAATTAAAGAAAGCAACGAAAGCCATCAGCTTATTGAAGAATTTATGCTTTTGGCAAATAAAATTATCTCGGAACACATAACTAAAACGAAAAAGAAAGAAAAAAATCCTTTTGTTTATAGAATTCATGATTTGCCAAGTGAAGAAAAAATTCAAGAGTTTGCAAAATTTGTTCAATCATTGGGATATACTTTTAATCCGCAAGTAACAAATAAAAGTAAGGAATTGCAGAATCTTTTAGAGAAAGTTAAAGGTTCCGAAGAAGAAGCTGTAATTAATGAAATTGCAATTCGGTCAATGGCTAAAGCTGTTTACTCTACACAAAATATTGGTCATTACGGATTAGGATTTAAATACTATTCCCATTTCACTTCGCCGATAAGAAGATTTCCGGATTTGATTGCTCACTTATTAATTTTTGATTATTTGAAAAATGAAAAACCAAAATTCACTTGGAAACAATTAGAAGAAATTTGTGAACATTCATCATTTACAGAAAGAAATGCAGCAAGCGCAGAAAGACTTTCGGTAAAATTAAAACAAATTGAATTTCTCAAAAATAAAATTGGAGAAACTTTTAACGGAATTATTTCCGGAATTACTCATTTTGGAATTTTTGTGGAACTTAGTGATAATTTGGCAGAAGGCTTAATTTCGATGAGAGATTTGGATGATGATTATTATATTTTTGATGAAAGTTCATATTCGTTAAAAGGAAAACATTCCGAAAAACAATTTCGGTTAGGCGATAAAATAGTTGTAAAGTTAAAAAGAGTAAACGAAGAAAAAAGAGTGATTGATTTTACTCTTTCTTAA